A genomic region of Burkholderia humptydooensis contains the following coding sequences:
- a CDS encoding O-acetylhomoserine aminocarboxypropyltransferase/cysteine synthase family protein, producing the protein MTEPASADWRLETLAVHGGYRPDPTTRAAAVPIYQTVAFAFDDTQHGADLFDLKVQGNIYSRIMNPTNDVLEQRVAALEGGVGALALASGQAGVTYSILTIAEAGDNIVSSSTLYGGTYNLFAHTLPQYGISTRFANPRDPAAFEALIDSRTKAIFAESVGNPLGNITDIAALADVAHRHGLPLIVDNTVPTPYLLRPFEHGADIVVHSLTKYLGGHGTSLGGAIVDSGKFPWAKHADRFRRLNEPDVSYHGVVYTEAFGDAAYIGRARVVPLRNTGAALSPFNAFQILQGIETLALRIDRISENALRIAQHLAGHEKVEWVDYSGLPNHPDHALVDRYLSGRAPGILTFGVKGGRAGGAAFQDALKLFTRLVNIGDAKSLATHPASTTHRQLSPEELAKAGVKEETVRLSIGIEHIDDLLADLDQALAKA; encoded by the coding sequence ATGACCGAACCCGCATCCGCCGACTGGCGCCTCGAAACCCTCGCCGTGCACGGCGGCTATCGCCCCGACCCGACGACGCGCGCCGCCGCGGTGCCGATCTATCAGACAGTCGCGTTCGCGTTCGACGACACGCAGCACGGCGCGGACCTGTTCGATCTGAAAGTCCAGGGCAACATCTATTCGCGGATCATGAATCCGACCAACGACGTGCTCGAACAGCGCGTCGCGGCGCTCGAAGGCGGCGTCGGCGCGCTGGCGCTCGCATCGGGCCAGGCGGGGGTCACCTATTCGATCCTGACGATCGCCGAGGCGGGCGACAACATCGTGTCGTCGAGCACGCTGTACGGCGGCACCTACAACCTCTTCGCGCATACGCTGCCGCAATACGGGATCTCGACACGCTTCGCCAATCCGCGCGATCCCGCCGCGTTCGAAGCGCTGATCGATTCGCGCACGAAGGCGATCTTCGCGGAATCGGTCGGCAATCCGCTCGGCAACATCACCGACATCGCCGCGCTCGCCGACGTCGCGCATCGCCACGGCCTGCCGCTCATCGTCGACAACACGGTGCCGACGCCTTACCTGCTGCGTCCGTTCGAGCACGGCGCGGACATCGTCGTCCATTCGCTGACGAAGTATCTCGGCGGGCACGGCACGAGCCTGGGCGGCGCGATCGTCGATTCGGGCAAGTTCCCGTGGGCGAAGCACGCCGACCGCTTCAGGCGGCTGAACGAGCCGGACGTCAGCTATCACGGCGTCGTCTACACCGAAGCGTTCGGCGACGCCGCGTATATCGGCCGCGCGCGCGTCGTCCCGCTGCGCAACACCGGCGCGGCGCTCTCGCCGTTCAACGCGTTCCAGATCCTGCAAGGCATCGAGACGCTCGCGCTGCGCATCGACCGCATCAGCGAGAACGCGCTGAGGATCGCGCAGCATCTCGCGGGGCACGAGAAGGTCGAATGGGTCGATTATTCCGGCTTGCCGAATCATCCGGATCACGCGCTCGTCGACCGCTATCTGTCGGGCCGCGCGCCGGGCATCCTCACGTTCGGCGTGAAGGGCGGGCGCGCGGGCGGCGCCGCGTTCCAGGATGCGCTGAAGCTCTTCACGCGGCTCGTCAACATCGGCGACGCGAAGTCGCTCGCGACGCATCCCGCTTCGACGACGCATCGTCAGCTATCGCCGGAAGAGCTCGCGAAGGCGGGCGTGAAGGAAGAGACGGTGCGGCTGTCGATCGGCATCGAGCACATCGACGATCTGCTCGCCGATCTCGATCAGGCGCTGGCGAAGGCGTGA
- a CDS encoding ureidoglycolate lyase, translated as MKLLRYGPVGHEKPGLLDAAGRIRDLSSLIDDVAGDALSDASLARLAAVDPASLPLVAGEPRTGACVGRIGKFVCIGLNYADHAAEAGLAVPTEPVVFGKWTSAVSGPHDGIEIPRGSVKTDWEVELGVVIGRACKNVDEADALSHVAGYCVVNDVSEREWQIERGGQWDKGKGFDTFGPIGPWLVTRDEIADPQALDLWLDVDGRRYQNGNTRTMVFTVAQLIAYLSRCMSLQPGDVISTGTPPGVGMGVKPSPVYLKPGQTVRCGVAGLGEQRQTTRAAA; from the coding sequence ATGAAACTGCTTCGTTACGGCCCCGTGGGCCACGAAAAGCCCGGGTTGCTCGACGCGGCCGGCCGCATCCGCGATCTGTCGTCGCTGATCGACGACGTCGCGGGCGACGCGCTGTCGGACGCGAGCCTCGCGCGGCTCGCTGCCGTCGATCCCGCGTCGCTGCCGCTCGTCGCGGGCGAGCCGCGGACCGGCGCGTGCGTCGGCCGGATCGGCAAGTTCGTCTGCATCGGCCTGAACTACGCGGACCACGCGGCGGAGGCGGGTCTCGCGGTGCCGACCGAGCCCGTCGTGTTCGGCAAGTGGACGAGCGCGGTGAGCGGCCCGCACGACGGCATCGAGATTCCGCGCGGATCGGTGAAGACCGACTGGGAAGTCGAGCTGGGCGTCGTGATCGGCCGCGCGTGCAAGAACGTCGACGAGGCCGACGCGCTGTCGCACGTCGCCGGCTATTGCGTCGTCAACGACGTGTCCGAGCGCGAATGGCAGATCGAACGCGGCGGCCAGTGGGACAAGGGCAAGGGCTTCGACACGTTCGGGCCGATCGGCCCGTGGCTCGTCACGCGCGACGAAATCGCCGATCCGCAGGCGCTCGACCTGTGGCTCGACGTGGACGGCCGGCGCTATCAGAACGGCAATACGCGCACGATGGTGTTCACCGTCGCGCAGTTGATCGCGTATCTGTCGCGTTGCATGAGCCTGCAGCCCGGCGACGTGATTTCGACCGGCACGCCGCCCGGCGTCGGGATGGGCGTGAAGCCGTCGCCCGTCTATCTGAAGCCGGGGCAGACGGTGCGCTGCGGGGTGGCGGGCCTGGGCGAGCAGCGGCAGACGACGCGCGCGGCGGCGTGA
- a CDS encoding salicylate synthase, producing METLLHPNPNETADAVAAEPDISSAALPLGEHLRRWAADHATRTALVAGGERVPFVALDHRVDRLAAALHELGLRPGDRAMVQLPNGIAFVTVCFALFRLGVVPVLAMPTQRSHDIDALCRIAEPSAYFIADGTAGFDARSLAADMLDAHPSLRWIVVDGEPGRRDNDDDADERVVPLASLDAPPRALTPPAPNDVALLLLSGGTTGTPKLIPRTHADYAYNFSASAALCGLDDTSVYLAVLPAAHNFTLACPGILGTLASGGAVVLSDTASCDEAMPLIARERVTHVALVPPLAQLWAQAREWERSDLSSLRLVQVGGARLDPALARRLPDVLGCRLQQVFGMAEGLLCYTRLDDPPDTIAHTQGRPLSPRDEVRIVDAHGRDVAAGDVGELLTRGPYTIRGYYRAPEHNARSFTGDGYYRTGDLVRRDAAGNLIVEGRIKEQINRGGEKISAAEIELLIDALPDVQDSAVVAVPDALLGERICAFVRPQRDALDAATLKQALRARGLSEFKLPDQIEIAAHWPLTSVGKIDKQRLIAIAKARDAAPARRYVERHLSVRSEPLDLASRIMRALPSRHCTLYERGGEWSIGIDSALSVIVEPDGTVRRSDGASWRDAQPCDAIAHALADVRIDAWRAYGRAHFEFSHLTYGIDGARGDEPLLRLAIPQSEIRVSSGRALIRSLDPGALATLAELVDAQDAAQQTEPGARLETIDGERDARAYKEQVASAVREMQADAYQKVILSRAVEVPASLDTVSSYVAGRRTNTPARSFLLRDGDFEAYGFSPETVVEVSADGFVSTQPLAGTRALTGDDAEDARLRRELLRDAKEIAEHAVSVQLAMDEMSSICDADTLGVSEFMNVYRRGTVQHLASRVRGRLAAGRHAWHAFEKLFPAVTASGIPKREALDSIRRHEQRLRGLYSGCVFVVDSEGAMDAALVLRSVYRDGERCWLQAGAGLVPLSTPDREWTETCEKLASVARHLQGRAGD from the coding sequence ATGGAAACTCTTCTTCATCCGAATCCGAACGAAACGGCCGACGCCGTGGCCGCCGAACCCGACATCTCGTCCGCCGCGCTGCCGCTCGGCGAACATCTGCGCCGCTGGGCGGCCGACCACGCGACGCGCACCGCGCTCGTCGCCGGCGGCGAACGCGTGCCGTTCGTCGCGCTCGATCACCGGGTCGATCGGCTCGCGGCCGCACTGCACGAGCTGGGCCTGCGCCCCGGCGACCGGGCGATGGTGCAGTTGCCGAACGGCATCGCGTTCGTCACCGTCTGCTTCGCGCTGTTCCGTCTCGGCGTGGTACCCGTACTCGCGATGCCGACCCAACGCTCGCACGACATCGACGCGCTCTGCCGCATCGCCGAGCCCAGCGCTTATTTCATCGCGGACGGAACGGCCGGCTTCGACGCCCGATCGCTCGCCGCCGACATGCTCGACGCGCATCCGTCGCTGCGCTGGATCGTCGTCGACGGCGAGCCCGGCCGTCGCGACAATGACGACGATGCCGACGAGCGCGTCGTGCCGCTCGCGTCGCTCGACGCGCCGCCGCGCGCACTGACGCCGCCCGCGCCGAACGACGTCGCGCTGCTGCTCCTGTCGGGCGGCACGACCGGCACGCCGAAGCTGATTCCGCGCACGCACGCGGACTACGCGTACAACTTCAGCGCGTCGGCCGCACTCTGCGGGCTCGACGATACGAGCGTCTATCTGGCGGTGCTGCCCGCCGCGCACAACTTCACGCTCGCATGCCCCGGCATACTCGGCACGCTCGCGAGCGGCGGCGCGGTCGTGTTGTCCGACACGGCGAGCTGCGACGAAGCGATGCCGCTGATCGCACGCGAGCGGGTCACGCACGTCGCGCTCGTGCCGCCGCTCGCGCAGCTCTGGGCGCAAGCGCGCGAATGGGAACGCAGCGATCTGTCGAGCCTGCGGCTCGTCCAGGTCGGCGGCGCGCGGCTGGACCCGGCGCTCGCGCGCCGCCTGCCCGACGTGCTCGGCTGCCGTCTGCAGCAGGTATTCGGGATGGCTGAAGGACTGCTGTGCTACACGCGGCTCGACGATCCGCCCGACACGATCGCGCATACGCAGGGGCGGCCGCTGTCGCCGCGCGACGAAGTCCGCATCGTCGATGCGCACGGCCGCGACGTCGCCGCCGGCGACGTCGGCGAGCTGCTGACTCGCGGGCCGTACACGATCCGAGGCTACTACCGCGCGCCGGAGCACAACGCGCGCAGCTTCACGGGCGACGGCTACTACCGCACGGGCGATCTCGTGCGCCGCGACGCGGCCGGCAATCTGATCGTCGAAGGGCGCATCAAAGAGCAGATCAATCGCGGCGGCGAAAAGATCTCCGCCGCGGAAATCGAGCTGCTGATCGACGCGTTGCCGGACGTGCAGGACTCGGCCGTCGTCGCGGTTCCCGACGCGCTGCTCGGCGAACGCATCTGCGCATTCGTGCGGCCGCAACGCGACGCGCTCGATGCGGCGACGCTCAAGCAGGCGCTGCGCGCACGCGGGCTCAGCGAATTCAAGCTGCCGGATCAGATCGAAATCGCCGCGCATTGGCCGTTGACGTCGGTCGGCAAGATCGACAAGCAACGCTTGATCGCGATCGCCAAGGCGCGTGACGCCGCCCCGGCGCGACGCTACGTCGAACGCCACCTGAGCGTGCGAAGCGAACCGCTCGATCTGGCGTCGCGCATCATGCGCGCATTGCCGAGCCGGCACTGCACGCTCTACGAGCGCGGCGGCGAATGGAGCATCGGCATCGATTCGGCGCTGAGCGTGATCGTCGAGCCGGACGGAACGGTGCGCCGCAGCGACGGCGCAAGCTGGCGCGACGCGCAGCCGTGCGACGCGATCGCACACGCGCTCGCGGACGTGCGGATCGACGCTTGGCGCGCATACGGGCGCGCCCATTTCGAGTTTTCTCATCTGACGTACGGCATCGACGGCGCGCGCGGCGACGAGCCGTTGCTGCGGCTCGCGATTCCGCAAAGCGAGATTCGCGTATCGAGCGGCCGCGCGCTGATCCGCAGCCTGGACCCCGGCGCGCTCGCGACGCTCGCCGAATTGGTCGACGCGCAGGACGCCGCGCAGCAGACCGAGCCCGGCGCGCGTCTCGAAACAATCGACGGCGAACGCGACGCGCGCGCGTACAAGGAGCAGGTCGCGTCCGCGGTGCGCGAAATGCAGGCCGACGCGTACCAGAAAGTGATCCTGTCGCGCGCGGTCGAGGTTCCTGCGTCGCTCGACACGGTGTCGAGCTACGTCGCGGGCCGGCGGACGAACACGCCGGCGCGTTCGTTCCTGCTCCGCGACGGCGATTTCGAAGCATACGGCTTCAGCCCCGAAACGGTGGTCGAAGTGAGCGCCGACGGCTTCGTCAGCACGCAACCGCTCGCCGGCACGCGCGCATTGACGGGCGACGACGCCGAAGACGCGCGTTTGCGGCGCGAACTGCTGCGGGATGCGAAGGAAATCGCCGAACACGCGGTGTCGGTGCAACTGGCGATGGACGAAATGTCGTCGATCTGCGACGCCGATACGCTCGGCGTCAGCGAATTCATGAACGTCTATCGGCGCGGCACCGTCCAGCATCTAGCATCGCGCGTGCGCGGGCGGCTCGCGGCGGGCCGGCACGCATGGCATGCGTTCGAAAAGCTGTTTCCCGCCGTCACCGCTTCGGGCATTCCGAAACGCGAGGCGCTCGACAGCATTCGACGCCACGAGCAGCGCTTGCGCGGCTTGTACAGCGGCTGCGTATTCGTCGTCGACAGCGAAGGCGCGATGGATGCCGCGCTCGTGCTGCGCTCCGTGTATCGGGACGGCGAACGCTGCTGGCTGCAAGCCGGTGCGGGGCTCGTTCCGCTGTCGACGCCCGATCGCGAATGGACGGAGACTTGCGAAAAGCTCGCTTCGGTCGCGCGTCATTTGCAGGGGCGGGCGGGCGACTAG
- a CDS encoding IclR family transcriptional regulator: MKPRKDLPAGAAQEPQDCEEVGRYRAPALDKGLDILELLAEQKEGLTRTEITKELGRNASEIYRMLERLVARQYVIRSPGGDRYTLSLKLYSLAHRHPPLKRLIAEALPPMQRFADAAEQSCHLCVYDRGNLLVIAQVDGPGPWGISVRLGSRVGLVDTASGPVLLAFQTPEQRTQMLAEHTKVEGEIALDMHELDALLREIRTTGWLRRESRQAFGVTDIAYPVLGPSGHAIAALTCPYVRRIDAHVAPRVDDVDAQLRATARHLSMLKEAAA; encoded by the coding sequence ATGAAACCCAGGAAAGACCTGCCCGCCGGCGCCGCGCAAGAACCGCAGGATTGCGAAGAAGTCGGGCGCTATCGCGCGCCCGCGCTCGACAAGGGGCTCGATATCCTTGAGCTCCTCGCCGAGCAGAAGGAAGGCCTCACGCGCACCGAGATCACGAAAGAGCTCGGCCGCAATGCGAGCGAGATCTACCGGATGCTGGAGCGGCTCGTCGCGCGCCAATACGTGATCCGCTCGCCGGGCGGCGACCGCTACACGCTGAGCCTGAAGCTCTACTCGCTCGCCCACCGCCATCCGCCGCTCAAGCGGCTGATCGCCGAGGCGCTGCCGCCGATGCAGCGCTTCGCCGACGCGGCCGAGCAATCGTGCCACCTGTGCGTGTACGACCGGGGCAACCTGCTCGTGATCGCACAGGTCGACGGGCCGGGCCCGTGGGGCATCTCGGTGCGGCTCGGTTCGCGCGTCGGGCTCGTCGACACCGCGTCGGGCCCCGTGTTGCTCGCGTTCCAGACGCCCGAGCAACGCACGCAGATGCTCGCCGAGCATACGAAGGTGGAGGGCGAAATCGCGCTCGACATGCACGAGCTCGACGCGCTGCTGCGCGAGATCCGCACGACCGGCTGGCTCAGGCGGGAAAGCCGCCAGGCATTCGGCGTCACCGACATCGCGTATCCGGTTCTCGGGCCGTCCGGCCACGCGATCGCCGCACTCACGTGCCCGTACGTCCGCCGGATCGACGCGCACGTCGCGCCGCGCGTCGACGACGTCGACGCGCAACTGCGCGCGACGGCCAGACATCTTTCGATGCTGAAGGAGGCGGCCGCGTAA
- a CDS encoding thioesterase II family protein encodes MNERRMLRPWIMSPEPAAWRLVMCPFAGGSSSAFRDWRNVDDFGIDVSLAIYPGRDHRMREPGADDIGRLADQLADELVDAKASPGKLILAGHSMGAQVAFETCERLERRGAPPFALVLSGCHAPHLQGRRLLSHLDDRAFVDQLVEIGGSDATLLSDPSLLAIFLPMLRADFRITEAYRRMPRADQRRIDTPTLLVHGSRDTEASREEVAAWRDWLRRADEPIAMPGDHFYVTRRPRAFLQQILRRLESTSACV; translated from the coding sequence ATGAACGAGCGGCGGATGCTGCGCCCGTGGATCATGTCGCCGGAGCCGGCTGCGTGGCGGCTCGTCATGTGCCCGTTCGCGGGCGGCAGCAGCAGCGCATTCCGCGATTGGCGCAACGTCGACGACTTCGGCATCGACGTCTCGCTCGCGATCTATCCGGGCCGCGACCACCGGATGCGCGAGCCGGGCGCGGACGACATCGGCCGGCTCGCCGATCAGCTCGCCGACGAGCTGGTCGATGCGAAGGCGTCGCCCGGCAAGCTGATCCTCGCCGGGCACAGCATGGGCGCGCAAGTGGCGTTCGAGACCTGCGAGCGTCTCGAGCGGCGCGGCGCGCCGCCGTTCGCGCTCGTGCTGTCCGGCTGCCACGCGCCGCACCTGCAAGGGCGGCGCCTGCTCAGCCATCTCGACGACCGCGCGTTCGTCGATCAGCTCGTCGAGATCGGCGGCAGCGACGCAACGCTGCTGTCAGATCCGTCGCTGCTCGCGATCTTCCTGCCGATGCTGCGCGCCGACTTCCGGATCACCGAGGCCTATCGCCGCATGCCGCGCGCCGACCAGCGCCGCATCGACACGCCGACGCTGCTCGTCCACGGCAGCCGCGACACCGAAGCGTCGCGCGAAGAAGTCGCCGCGTGGCGCGACTGGCTGCGTCGCGCGGACGAACCGATCGCGATGCCCGGCGACCACTTCTACGTGACCCGCAGACCGCGCGCCTTTCTGCAACAGATCCTGCGCCGGCTCGAGTCGACCTCCGCGTGTGTGTGA
- a CDS encoding VOC family protein: MPVTGLDHYNLRAPRPLLDTLRDFYVNAVGLRPGDRPPFRSHGYWLYAGARAVLHLSEAGPGESRAPNVTNTFDHVAFSCSDLPGTIARLKQFGIRYTSADVPLTRQHQLFFDDPAGNGVELNFMADADG; this comes from the coding sequence ATGCCCGTCACCGGCCTCGATCACTACAACCTCCGCGCGCCTCGTCCGCTCCTCGACACGCTGCGCGATTTCTACGTGAACGCGGTCGGCTTGCGGCCCGGCGATCGCCCGCCGTTCCGGAGCCACGGCTATTGGCTGTATGCCGGCGCGCGAGCGGTGCTGCATCTGTCGGAAGCCGGGCCGGGCGAATCGCGTGCGCCAAATGTCACGAACACGTTCGACCATGTCGCGTTCTCCTGCAGCGATCTGCCGGGAACGATTGCCCGTCTGAAGCAATTCGGCATCCGATACACGAGCGCCGACGTGCCGTTGACGCGTCAGCATCAATTGTTCTTCGACGACCCGGCGGGAAACGGCGTCGAATTGAATTTCATGGCGGACGCCGACGGCTAA
- a CDS encoding thiazolinyl imide reductase, with protein sequence MKPLNARNRRVLVAGAKFGEIYLNAFLAPQPGLELAGLLANGSPRARQLAHAFGIPLYTSIDDVPGDIDIACVVVRSTVVGGAGTSLAQAFLERGAHVVQEHPLHPDDVARLQQLAAQRERACWVNSFYAHTPAGRCWIDRARRVRRALGGEHAHFAHLATSRQLLYSSLDLLLQASGAVDATVDAADDDDPAFHALRIGLPGCRATLRLQTYLDPDDPDLHSLAMHQLTLGWPSGYLSLDASYGPVVWTAALYDPQHRDGNRSAYRTTGAESAHFDRPPALPLHPAPASWRDALEVDGPAGVAHVLHALRRHLDGAAAPAAFDPAYQLALARVWQKTLQCAGPARERRVAPPPAIDPRMLVDAAPDEQVAA encoded by the coding sequence ATGAAACCTCTCAACGCGCGCAACAGGCGCGTGCTCGTCGCCGGCGCAAAATTCGGCGAAATCTATCTGAATGCGTTCCTCGCGCCGCAGCCGGGGCTCGAGCTCGCGGGACTTCTCGCGAACGGCAGCCCGCGCGCGCGGCAACTGGCTCACGCGTTCGGCATTCCGCTCTACACGTCGATCGACGACGTGCCCGGCGACATCGACATCGCATGCGTGGTCGTCCGCTCGACGGTCGTCGGCGGCGCCGGCACGTCGCTCGCGCAGGCATTCCTCGAACGCGGCGCGCACGTCGTGCAGGAGCATCCGCTGCATCCGGACGACGTCGCTCGCCTGCAGCAGCTCGCCGCGCAACGCGAGCGCGCCTGTTGGGTCAACAGCTTCTATGCGCACACGCCGGCCGGCCGCTGCTGGATCGATCGCGCTCGGCGCGTGCGGCGCGCGCTCGGCGGCGAGCACGCGCACTTCGCGCATCTCGCGACGAGCCGACAGTTGCTCTACTCATCGCTCGATCTGCTGCTGCAGGCGAGCGGCGCCGTCGACGCGACGGTCGACGCCGCGGACGACGACGATCCCGCGTTCCACGCGCTGCGAATCGGCCTGCCCGGCTGCCGCGCGACGCTGCGTCTGCAAACCTATCTCGATCCCGACGATCCCGATCTGCACAGCCTCGCGATGCATCAGCTCACGCTCGGCTGGCCTTCCGGCTATCTGTCGCTCGACGCGAGCTACGGCCCGGTCGTCTGGACCGCCGCGCTATACGACCCGCAGCATCGCGACGGCAATCGCAGCGCGTACCGGACGACGGGCGCCGAAAGCGCGCATTTCGACCGGCCGCCCGCCCTGCCGCTGCATCCCGCGCCGGCAAGCTGGCGCGACGCGCTCGAAGTCGACGGCCCCGCGGGCGTCGCGCACGTGCTGCACGCGCTGCGCCGGCATCTCGACGGCGCGGCGGCGCCCGCCGCGTTCGATCCCGCCTATCAGCTCGCGCTCGCCCGCGTCTGGCAAAAGACATTGCAATGCGCGGGCCCCGCGCGCGAGCGCCGCGTCGCGCCGCCGCCGGCGATCGACCCGCGCATGCTCGTCGACGCCGCGCCCGACGAACAGGTGGCGGCATGA